The Streptomyces sp. GSL17-111 region GGGGCCTCGGGCACGACGGGGTCGGGGTCGGTGCCGCCGCCTCCGTCCGGGCCGAACACGCTGACGTCGTCGACGTGGTAAGCGGCCGTGCCGTACCAGCCGTGGGTGTAGACGGTCACCGAGTCGGTGTCGGCGCCGGTGGTGAAGCTGGTGGAGAGCTTGGTCCAGGACCCGCTGCCCTGGGTCCAGGTGGACACGTCGGTGGTGCCCGTCCCGGTCGCCCCGAGATAGGTGTAGCCACCCTGCACCCAGGCGCTGACGGTGTACGTGGAGCCGGGCTTGACCTTGAGGGTCTGGGTGCACCGGGCGTTGTCGTGACCGGCGGGCGTGGCCTTGAGCGCGCCGGCGCCGGTGCGGACGGGTGAGGAGACGGCCGCACCGCTGCCGGCGGAGCAGGACCAGTTGCTGAGGCCGGACTCGAATCCGGCGTTCTTGACGACGTTGACGTCCGCGGCCTGCGCGGTTCCGGCCGTTCCCATGAGACAGAGTCCGGCGCCGAGGGCGAGCGCCAGCCCTGCTCCCAGCCCTCTGCGGGCGGGTGTGCTGCGGTCCACTTGCGTCCTCCGGTGGGGGATCGGGAGAGGTGCCGGGGCAGGGGCTTCCGGCTCCGTGGGTGCGGTGGCCACCGTGGACGTACAAGCTGGTCCAGACCAATTGCGTTGTCAAGGCTTCCGACAGGAATCCGGCCGGACGGCATCCCGGGTGTGCGAAGGCGTTGTCCGCCCCCGCCGGTTCCGCCGCACGTCAGCCGATGCCCGGTCAGCCGGCTGGTGACGCAGGGGGGTTGGTTCGGCCGGGCGCCCGCCCTCACCTCACGCCGGGCCGCTCCGGGGAGCGGGAGCGCGGGCCGTCAGGGCGCGTACGGCGTCGGGCAGGCTCACCAGGAGGGGTGCGGACGTCCCGTCGGACGGGGGCGTCGGCCAGCCGGGGCCCGCCGGGTGCACCGGCGCCGGACCCGCCTGAGCCGCGCGGCGCAGCAGGGCGACGTCAGCCGTCGTGGCCCGGCGCGCCCACAGGACGACCGCGTGCGGGCGGACGGCTGCGACGGCGTCGGCGAGCGCGCGGCCGGGCAGGTACCCGGTCAGGACGCCGGGTTGGCCACGCTCGGCGAGGGCTGCGGCCAGCGCCGTCATCGGCAGGGTGTGGTGCTCCCCGGGCGCGGCGGCCAGGAGGACGGGCGGGCGCGCGACGTCGACCGGGCGGGCCGCGAGGTGCCCGCGCAGGGCGGCTTCGAGGATGCCGCTGGCCAGGTGCTCGGTCTCGACGCCGCATCCGGTGGCGTTCCAGTGGTCGCCGATGGCCACGAGGGCGGGCGCGAACACGGCCGTCCAGGCCCCGGCGGCACCGTGCCGGCGCAGTGCCGCGCCCGCGAGGCGGGTGAGCGCGGGCGCGTCGAGGGCGTGCATGGCGGTGAGGAGATCCCGGGCGACGACGTCGGGCGGTGTGCGGTCGGCGGTCGGTGCCGTCCGCACCACGCGGGCCGCGTCAGCGGCGGCGACGCCCTGGCGCAGCAGGTCGAGCATGCGCTGCAGGCGCCGGAGGTCGTCCGGGGAGTAGCGGCGGTGGCCGCCGCTACTGCGCCCCGAGGGGCCGAGGCCGTAACGGCGTTCCCAGGCCCGGAGGGTGGCGGCGTTGGTCCGCAGCCGCTTGGCGGCGGCGCCCACCGGGAGCAGCACCGGCGGTGCCTCGGCGGGCCGGGGCACCGCCGGGCGGAGAGGTGGGGGGTCGGGCCGCATGGTGCCATGGTCCGGCCGTCGCGGCACGCGGCGCAAACCTCCGTACGGCAAGCAGGTGCACAACTTCCGTCGAGGTTTGGCGTGAGCGGGGTCCGGCTACCCATGTCGGGTCCGACCGCTCTGGCGGTCAGCCCCCCACGTGGAAGAGGTACAGCATGATCGTCAAGAAGATGCATGAAGCGGGTGTACGCAGCGAGCACGCCTATCTCGCGGCGTTCGTCTCCATCGGCGGCGCCCTGGTCACCTGGATGACGTCCAACAGGACCGAGCACGCCGGGGTCGACCGCGCGGACCGGTGGGGGATCTTCATCGGCGAATGGGCGCCGACCTTCTTCGGCCTCGGGGTGGCGCTCTCCCAGTACGAGCAGATCGAGGGATCCCTGGGCTCCCAGTGACGCAACGCGGCGGTCCCCCGCCCCCGTCGGGGCCGCCGCACGCCGCGCCCCGCCGCGCCACCCGTCCCGCCCGCCCGTCGGCGGGCGACGCCGCGTGCGGAAGTCCAGCCAGTTCGCCGTTTCCGCCGAAGGGAGCCGCTGTGCGGCACCGGGCCCCCACTCCTGCCACCACGCGTCCGGCCGTCACCGCGAAGGGGGCGGAAAGACCCGTTCCCGCGCCCGCCCTGACGGAGCCCCGGGGTTCCTCGGCCCACCGTGCGGTGGGTGCCGTGGCCGAGGTGGCGCCGGCGGTCGAGGACGTGCTGAGCGCGTACCTGGCCGAGCGCGCCGCCGAGAGCGGAACCGTCGGTGCCCAGTTCACCGGTGATGTCGTCGGGCACCTCACCCGGTTCCTGCTCGGCGGCGGCAAACGGCTGCGGCCGGCGTTCCTGTGGTGCGGCTGGCGGGCCGGGGGCGGCACGGGGGCCACCGAGGGCGACATCCTGCGGATCGGCGCCGCGCTGGAGTTGCTCCAGGGGTGCGCGCTCATCCACGACGACCTCATGGACGGCTCGGCCGTGCGGCGCGGCAGTCCCTCGACGCCCGCCGCCTTCACCACCCTGCACCGCTCGCGGGCGCTGTCGGGTGACCCGGCGCGCTTCGGCGCCTCGGCCGCACTGCTGGCGGGGGACCTGGCGCTGGTGTGGGCGCAGGACCTGTGGGAGGAGACGGCGCTGTCCGCCACCGCGCGGCGGCGCGGCCGGGCGCTGTGGCGGACCATGCGCACGGAGATGGTGGCCGGCCAGTACCTCGACCTGTACGGGCAGGCGGCGGGCTCCTGGTCGCCGCCGGAGACGCTGCGGGTCGCCCATCTCAAGGCCGGGCTCTACACCGTCCAACGGCCCCTCGGGCTGGGGGCCGCGATCGCCGGGGCGGGACGGCGTACGCGCGAGGCGCTGGAGCGGGCGGGGCAGGCCGTGGGCGTGGTGTTCCAACTGCTCGACGACCTCTCGGACCTCTACGGGCAGCCGTCCTCGGCGGGCCGGCCGGCCGGGGAGGACGTCCGGCGGGGGACGCCGACCTACCTGATGGCCG contains the following coding sequences:
- a CDS encoding MerR family transcriptional regulator, with the protein product MRPDPPPLRPAVPRPAEAPPVLLPVGAAAKRLRTNAATLRAWERRYGLGPSGRSSGGHRRYSPDDLRRLQRMLDLLRQGVAAADAARVVRTAPTADRTPPDVVARDLLTAMHALDAPALTRLAGAALRRHGAAGAWTAVFAPALVAIGDHWNATGCGVETEHLASGILEAALRGHLAARPVDVARPPVLLAAAPGEHHTLPMTALAAALAERGQPGVLTGYLPGRALADAVAAVRPHAVVLWARRATTADVALLRRAAQAGPAPVHPAGPGWPTPPSDGTSAPLLVSLPDAVRALTARAPAPRSGPA
- a CDS encoding polyprenyl synthetase family protein codes for the protein MAEVAPAVEDVLSAYLAERAAESGTVGAQFTGDVVGHLTRFLLGGGKRLRPAFLWCGWRAGGGTGATEGDILRIGAALELLQGCALIHDDLMDGSAVRRGSPSTPAAFTTLHRSRALSGDPARFGASAALLAGDLALVWAQDLWEETALSATARRRGRALWRTMRTEMVAGQYLDLYGQAAGSWSPPETLRVAHLKAGLYTVQRPLGLGAAIAGAGRRTREALERAGQAVGVVFQLLDDLSDLYGQPSSAGRPAGEDVRRGTPTYLMAVAMERARTGGHRTAERVLTEALGDAALDEAGLERVRAAVARVGARTVVERHIEELTGQARDAIAEAGLDDVVEQELNQVIEDVVRAPLTAPDRRGTAGRSGEHTGSRAGRGTRRGDAA